Within the Balneola sp. MJW-20 genome, the region TCACGAAATAAAGCCTGGGATGATGCTGTCAGAGACGGAATCAAAAGACTGAAAAACAGCTGGACTCTGCTCAAAAATGAGCCGGATATCACGAAATTTCTCATTGCCAGGATCTTTTATAATGATGGATTGGCCACCATTTTTGCAATGGGAGGCGTCTATGCTGCCGGTACCTTCGGTTTTCAGACGGCAGATATCTTTTATTTCGGGATCGCACTGAACGTGACTGCAGGTATAGGTGCTTATGCTTTTGCATGGATGGATGATCGTTCAGGCTCAAAAAAAACAATAATTTGGTCGCTGGCTGGAGTGATCATACCGGTAATAGCAGTGGTATTTGTGCAGTCTGTAAACTGGTTCTGGGTTTGGGGACTGTTACTGGGTGTATTTGTAGGTCCGGTTCAGGCTGCAAGCAGAACCTTTATGGGAAGGCTGGCTCCAAAGCACTTAAGAAGTCAGATGTTTGGACTTTTTGCATTGTCCGGTAAGCTTACTACCTTTGCAGGGCCCATTTTAGTTGGATGGATCACCCTGATCATGGGTAACCAGAGATGGGGGATGAGCATAATTTTGCTCTTGTTAATAATCGGTTTGTTGTTAATGTTTTCAGTTAAGGAGCAGATCAAAAAAGAACAGATTGTGTAAATCCCTCAAAAAACTAAAATAAAAAGTGCTTTTACGCGCTGATTTATTAAATTAGGGCAGAAATTAGTTGCCTGTTCATAAGTTTCAGGCTAAGAATCAATTGGGTATTTTGGTGAATACGGAATGCCCTTAACCGAAAATTTAAAAATCCAGGAGTACACTAATGAGTAGAATGGACGAAATCAATGCTATCGTAAGCGACTTACAAGTAGACATGGAAAAGTTTTATGGGAAAGGGAATAAAGCAGCGGGTACTAGAGCTCGTAAGCATCTCATGGATCTGAAAAACCTGGCACATGAAGTACGTCAGGAAATCCAGGCTAAGAAGAACGACATGTAAGCTTGGTTAGCACTTCAAGAATAAAGCCACCTTTGTGTGGCTTTTTTTATTGAATCCATATGCAGAATAGCCCAGAAACAAGAATTCATAAGAACGCTGTCAAAGCCTGGCGCATCACTACCGGACTATCCGGGCTCTTGTGGTTTATACCCTTAGGGTTTTATATCCTCTTGACTTTACAGTCCGGGATCTCCTGGCTGTATTTTGGTCTGATCACCGCAGTGTGTTTGATCATGTACATCCTCAGTATTATTCTTATACCATCCATTAGATGGGAGAGATGGAGATATGATGTGAGTGATCAGGAGATCGATCTGCTAAGAGGGATTATCATACGTAAGCGAACACTGGTACCGATCAATCGCATTCAGCATGTGGATACACGACAGGGTCCTCTGTACCGCAAATTCGAATTATCTTCGGTAACAGTCTCAACCGCTGCCACAACGCACGAAATTCCCGCTCTGGATGACAGAACAGCGGAAGATCTTCGTGATAAGATCTCGGTATTGGTTCGAAAGGTTAAAGAGGATGTCTGATTTTAAAAGGCAACATCCAGTTGCATCTATTACCAGTGTTCTGGAGCTCATCAAGCAGAATCTGGTCACATTCCTTATACTGCTGTTTATTGGGACCACCCGGGGAGAGGACAGTTACTTCCTTTATTTTTTTATCGGGGGTGCCGTATTTGCATTAGTTGCCGGAGTTGTTCGCTGGTGGAGATTTGAATACCGTGTTTACGGAGATGAATTACAGATCCGAAAAGGACTCTTTGTCCGCAGTCAGACTTTTTTATCAAAAGAAAGGATCCAGGTTATCGACATCACGGAGGGACTGATACAGCGATTATTTGGTCTTGTGAAAGTAGAGATCAAAACAGCAGGAGGGGGGACACAAACTGCGACGATCAGTGCTGTTCAAAGATCTGAAGCAAACCGTCTCAGAACAGAGCTTAGAAAGACCAAAACAGACACGGAAGGGGATATATCCAGCGAAGAAGGCGTTTCCTTAGCAGATAATGAGGAAGATCGTATAATTGATTCCTGGACCATCAGCAGTAAAGATCTATTACTAGCAGCTTTCACTTCCGGTAATTTTGGGCTTATTGCATCTATTCTTGGTGCAACTGCAGGCCAGCTGGATAATTTCATCAATGAGGAAACGATAGAATATCTGGCCGAAATAATACCGGGTTACAGCGACTGGACCGTAATTGTTTTTCTGATCCTTGCGATCATCATTATATCTTGGTTCCTCTCTTTTCTGGGGGTCATATTCCGGTATTCAGACTTCCGGCTAGACCGTACCAGTGACGAGTTGATCATAACCAGCGGCCTGATAGAGAGGAAGCATATTACAATACCATTCGACCGGATACAGGCGGTTCGGTTTGTGGAAGGACTATTAAGACAACCATTTGGCTATGGTATGATCTATGTTGAAAGTGCCGGTTATAATGTCAATCAGCAGGAAACCTCAATCGTCATGATACCTCTGATTTCACGATTATTGCTTGGAGAGGCTGTAAAAAGATTTCTACCTTCATTTGATGAACCTGAATTCACTATTCGTCCCCCAAAAAAAGCGTTATTCCGTTATCTGAGGAAGCCGGCATATATCCTGGTCATCCTTATTCCGGCATTATGGTACTTTCTGGAATATGGCTGGACCAGTTTGTTCCTCTTACCCCTGGCAGTGTATATCGGATGGCTACAGTATCGCGATGCGGCACTGGCTCTGGGAGATAATGTGCTCAGGATCCGTTCACGTTTCCTGAAGAGAACTACAGCCCTGATCCGCAAGAACAGAGTGATGAATGCCGGTCTCAGTTCTAATCCGTTTCAGAGACGGAAAGAACTTCAAAAGCTTGTGGTAACGGCAGCGTCGGGGGCAAGAGGTATAGACTTCGAGATCAATGATCTGGATGCCGAAGATGGCTTAGAAGCATTCCGCTGGGTCATAGAGCACGAATAAACCGATCAGCCCAGCGCCACATCCAGTACCATCATCACGGAGAATCCCACCATGGTTCCCAAAGTGGCAATATCGGTATTTCCATGATGCTGGCTTTCCGGTATCAACTCTTCCACGACCACATAGATCATA harbors:
- a CDS encoding MFS transporter, with product MTKEKNGLLSWAFYDWANSAYFVMIQTFVFAAYFAQSIAANETEGTALWGNMIGLAGLVIALTAPLLGSIADEGGRRKPWVLFFTLLCVAGCSALWFARPDTDMVWFALAMAFIATLGAELSLIFYNAMLPDLAGNENMGRWSGWAWGLGYVGGLACLILCYFVFIQNGNSLFGLNSDTAEDVRITFLVTGIWYGLFSIPFFLNTNDNPSRNKAWDDAVRDGIKRLKNSWTLLKNEPDITKFLIARIFYNDGLATIFAMGGVYAAGTFGFQTADIFYFGIALNVTAGIGAYAFAWMDDRSGSKKTIIWSLAGVIIPVIAVVFVQSVNWFWVWGLLLGVFVGPVQAASRTFMGRLAPKHLRSQMFGLFALSGKLTTFAGPILVGWITLIMGNQRWGMSIILLLLIIGLLLMFSVKEQIKKEQIV
- a CDS encoding histone H1, producing MSRMDEINAIVSDLQVDMEKFYGKGNKAAGTRARKHLMDLKNLAHEVRQEIQAKKNDM
- a CDS encoding PH domain-containing protein, whose protein sequence is MQNSPETRIHKNAVKAWRITTGLSGLLWFIPLGFYILLTLQSGISWLYFGLITAVCLIMYILSIILIPSIRWERWRYDVSDQEIDLLRGIIIRKRTLVPINRIQHVDTRQGPLYRKFELSSVTVSTAATTHEIPALDDRTAEDLRDKISVLVRKVKEDV
- a CDS encoding PH domain-containing protein, giving the protein MSDFKRQHPVASITSVLELIKQNLVTFLILLFIGTTRGEDSYFLYFFIGGAVFALVAGVVRWWRFEYRVYGDELQIRKGLFVRSQTFLSKERIQVIDITEGLIQRLFGLVKVEIKTAGGGTQTATISAVQRSEANRLRTELRKTKTDTEGDISSEEGVSLADNEEDRIIDSWTISSKDLLLAAFTSGNFGLIASILGATAGQLDNFINEETIEYLAEIIPGYSDWTVIVFLILAIIIISWFLSFLGVIFRYSDFRLDRTSDELIITSGLIERKHITIPFDRIQAVRFVEGLLRQPFGYGMIYVESAGYNVNQQETSIVMIPLISRLLLGEAVKRFLPSFDEPEFTIRPPKKALFRYLRKPAYILVILIPALWYFLEYGWTSLFLLPLAVYIGWLQYRDAALALGDNVLRIRSRFLKRTTALIRKNRVMNAGLSSNPFQRRKELQKLVVTAASGARGIDFEINDLDAEDGLEAFRWVIEHE